A stretch of DNA from Spirosoma endbachense:
TATCCCAGTTATCATCTCAACCGCAACTAGCCGAAATTTATCAGATCATGACCGAAAGTATCAGGCATCAGTATGGTCGATGAATCAATTAATAGTATAGGTTTTCAACAATCAGCTTTTGTTGTACCACTGGTAACTTGGTTTTACCTTTACCTAAGTCACATTTAATAATTTACCAAATACTTGGGCAGAATCAACAAATGATATAGTTTTACTTTATTTTTAAACAAATTTGATATACCTACTGCTCATGTAACTAACTCATTTGCGTATATTTCGGATTGTTAGTACTTTATTGAGCAACCTATTCTCAAACAATATTGAGAATTATACTAACCAGTGATCCTTTGATGGAACAGGTGTAATTAATTGACCGGTATGGGTGCGTTAAAACGATTAGACGGAACGTCTGCTTCCGAGGGCAGTTCTGCGGATACTGAGCGACTTGCGTTGTACGAAAAATTTGGGGCTATGGCGTATGGCGTTATCCTACAGATAATTCCCCAACCTGAGCTGGCACAGCAGGTTTTAGTCGATTTATTTGCCTCTCCTGAAATGGATCAGTGCCTGAAAGCGCCGACAAGTCTGGCCTGTAATATAATTCGGCTAGCCCGTACCAAAGCGCTCGAAGCCAATAGGATCGCAACCTCAGCCAATCCATTACCCTCTGAATCACAACAATCCGGGAACGACAATACAGAGAAGCTTATTTTTGATCTATCGTTTCGTCAGGGCTATGCGCTCGGAGCGATTGCCGAACGATTGCAAATGCCATATGCAGATGTTATGAAGTCCATTCGCGATTATTTTAAGTATCTTCGTACATCTTAACTGTCCTCGCCTTGAAGAATTATAACTATTTGACAAATGGCGTTTTAGAATCATATCTATTAGGCCTGGTGTCTGACGATGAGAAGCAGGAGGTAGAACGTTTGTTGACTACTGATCCGGAAATATTATCTCATTTGAATGAGTTGGAAACAGAAATGGAGCAGTATTTTTTGCGTAACGCTGTTCCTCCGCCACCGGCCGTCAGGAAGGCAATTCTGGAAAAAATCAATAAGAACGAGCTCAAAAAGCGCGATCCGGAAGAGTACACCCGTTTCAAACCAGATTCATCAGACGAGCCCACAAAGCCCAATTACATCGATGTTGAGGTAGATGATACCCACATTCGGGTGCATAAATACTGGCGCCCGGCTTTTATTGCCGTGTTTATTCTATCCAAGATTTTTTTGATCCTCGGACTTTACTATTATTTCAAAACAAACAGTCTCGAACAGGAAATTATCCGGCTTAAAGCAGCCTCTCAGCAAACATCCCCACTGCCATCTGGTGTAACACCTTAGGTTACATTTGGGTTGATTGACTGTCATAAGGCAAACGAATTGCCCGTTTACAGACAATCTCTTTCCCATGAAGCAACGTATAGTTATTGTTTTAGCCTATTTCTCTTCTTTCGTTCCTGCCATTGCCCAATGGCAATTACAACCAGTTCAAACTACTGCCAGCTTTCGATCAGTGAGCGTCTCAGGGTCTAATGTTGCCTGGATTGGCGGCACGCAAGGCAACTTTGTTCGCACAGCAGATGGCGGTCAAACCTGGCAAACGGGTAGTGTTCCGAACGCCCAGTCATGCGATTTTCGCGATGTACAGGCCATTGATGGGCAAACCGCTTACTTAATGAGTGCTGGCCCAGCCGAAAAAGATCAGGCTCGCATCTACAAAACAACTGACGGCGGAAAAACATGGGCGCTCCTGTACAGAACGCAGCAACCCGGTATTTTCTTCGACGGAATGGATTTCTGGGATAAACAGCATGGCATTATTTTCAGCGATCCAGTCGATAACAGATGGTTCATCCTCACGACCGACGACGGTGGAAAAACGTGGCAACCTGTGCCTCCCGGCAATATACCCCTGATGCACCCTAATGAAGCTGCCTTTGCAGCCAGTGGCACCAGCCTTGCCATACAGGGCAAACGAAACGTATGGATTGCCTCGGGTGGAGCCATCAATTCACGCGTATTTCGCTCCAATGACCGGGGCCGGACCTGGAGCGTCAGCAATACGCCGTTACCAGCTGGCGATGCTACGGGTTTGTTCGGAATGCAGTTTTTTACCGAGAAAGTAGGAATGGTTGTTGGTGGTAACTACAAACAGGAGCAACAAACCGGCCCCAATGCAGCCATCACCCGCGACGGTGGTGACACCTGGCAACTCGTTGCCCAAACCGACCCGCCTGGTCTTAAAGAAGCTATTGCGCTTATTCCTGGTGATCGTTTGCTTACAGTAGGGCCATCGGGCACGAGTTTATCGGCCGATCAGGGCCAAACGTGGCAAAAACTCGATACGGACGGATTCCACTCCCTCGCCTGTGCAAAAGGTACCTGCTATGCTGTAGGAGCCAAAGGAAAAATAGCCGTACAACGATTTAAATAAGTGGATTTAGTAAGGGGAAGGCTGTGGGAATCGCCTAAGCTTCCCCTTACTAAATCCACTTATTTACAGGAGTTTATCCAATGTAATCGGCAAGTCCCGAATTCGTTTACCAGTAGCGTGAAAAACGGCATTGGCAATGGCGGCTGGCATACCTACAATGCCGATCTCGCCAAGGCCCTTCGCTCCGAGAGGATTCACGATTGTATCCTGTTCTTCAACAAAAATTACGTCAAGATCATGAATATCAGCGTTAACGGCTACATGGTATTCGGCCAGATTATGATTCATGAATCGACCAAAATTGTGATCCATCACACTTTCTTCTTCAAGTGCTTTACTAATCCCCCAAACCATGCCACCAATAATTTGGGAACGGGCAGTTTTGGGGTTCATAATTCGGCCACCCGCAATGGCGCTCACAGCCCGCGTTACCTGAACCGTTCCCAGTTCTTCATCGACCTGTACTTCGACAAATACTGCTGAATGGGTATTTCGGGCGTATTTTCGTTGTTCCAGCATATTCGGAAACGAAGTCGAGATCTCCCGAACTGCCCGGCCTCCGTTTGAATCGACTACAGCCTGCAATGAAACAGATTGGGTCGGATCGCTTTTCAGACGAATGGATTTGTTGATGAACTCGACTTCGTCAAGGCTTTTTTTCGCAAACGGAGAGCCCGGTATCTTCTTCGCCAGTTTGAATAGCGTTTTACGCAGATCTTCACAAACTACCTTTACAGCAGAGCCGACCGTTGCCACCGTCCAGGAACCACCCTGAATGGGCGCTAAGGGCAGATCAGAATCGCCCAGTTTAAACAGCACATCCTCCACCGGAATCCCAAGCACATCAGCGCCAATCTGCGTCATAACAGTGTATGTTCCGG
This window harbors:
- a CDS encoding WD40/YVTN/BNR-like repeat-containing protein; the protein is MKQRIVIVLAYFSSFVPAIAQWQLQPVQTTASFRSVSVSGSNVAWIGGTQGNFVRTADGGQTWQTGSVPNAQSCDFRDVQAIDGQTAYLMSAGPAEKDQARIYKTTDGGKTWALLYRTQQPGIFFDGMDFWDKQHGIIFSDPVDNRWFILTTDDGGKTWQPVPPGNIPLMHPNEAAFAASGTSLAIQGKRNVWIASGGAINSRVFRSNDRGRTWSVSNTPLPAGDATGLFGMQFFTEKVGMVVGGNYKQEQQTGPNAAITRDGGDTWQLVAQTDPPGLKEAIALIPGDRLLTVGPSGTSLSADQGQTWQKLDTDGFHSLACAKGTCYAVGAKGKIAVQRFK
- a CDS encoding anti-sigma factor — encoded protein: MKNYNYLTNGVLESYLLGLVSDDEKQEVERLLTTDPEILSHLNELETEMEQYFLRNAVPPPPAVRKAILEKINKNELKKRDPEEYTRFKPDSSDEPTKPNYIDVEVDDTHIRVHKYWRPAFIAVFILSKIFLILGLYYYFKTNSLEQEIIRLKAASQQTSPLPSGVTP